The following DNA comes from Polynucleobacter sp. MG-6-Vaara-E2.
TCCGCTCGCTTGACGGAGAGTACAAAAGCAATTGCTGAAGTATTGGGTTCTTATGGGTATGCCTTTGCAATCATTAATCCTCAACCGGACATACGTAGAGAGTTGTCGGAAGTTGATCTCACATTGGTGATTGACCCAGGCCGTAGGATTTACGTTCGCAAAGTAGAGATCTCTGGAAACGCTAAAACTCGTGACATGGTGGTTCGTCGTGAGATACGGCAATTTGAGAGCTCTTGGTTTGATAGTGACAAGATCGATTTATCTAAAAAGCGTTTGGGTAGGTTGGGTTATTTCACCGAAACAGATATCACTACCGAGGATGTGCCTGGATCTCCAGACCAGGTGGATGTAAATGTGAAGGTTACCGAAAAGCCGACAGGTGCCGTTACGATTGGCGCCGGCTTTTCCTCTACCGAAAAACTGATCCTATCCGCAGGCATTAATCAAGACAATGCTTTTGGTACGGGTACATCCGTTGGCTTAAATGCTTCGGTGGGTAAGATCAATCAAAACTTAACCCTTTCAAATTACGATCCCTACTTCACAGAAGACGGAATCAGTCGATATACCGATCTTTACTATCGATCATCCAAGCCCCTCTACTATGTTGGCGACCCTGATTATCAAATTAAGTCTGTAGGTACTAATTTAAAGTTTGGAGTGCCTTACACCGAGGTGGATAGAGTGTTCTTTGGGTCTGGTGTCGAGGCCTTCCAGATCCAAACTACAGTTAACACTCCCGTGCCTTATTTGAACTATGCCCAAAAATATGGAATTGCGGCACCAGGCTATCCAGGAACCTTAACCACCTATAACGTACCTTTAACGGTAGGTTGGGCGCGTGATGGGCGTGATAGTGCGCTAATTCCCTCTGATGGCTCTTTGCAGCAATTTTCTGCCGAGGTTGGAACGCCTGTAGGGAATATGACTTTCTATCGCCTGTATGGCCAGTATCAAAAATACCACTCGTTCTCTAAGGGCAATATCTTGTCATTTAATGGTGAGGTTGGTTACGGCGAGGCTTATGGTAGCAACCCTTTCCCAATTACTAAAAACTACTATGTGGGTGGTATTGGTTCTGTTCGGGGTTATGCCCCGGGCTCATTAGGCCCTCAGTACTACAACACTGTATACGGCATTTATCAGCCAACTGGTGGTCAGTCCAAGATTGTGAGTAACGTCGAATATACAGTTCCGGTGCCTGGGTCTGGCGTTGATAAAACTCTGCGAGTATTTACCTTCGTTGATGGCGGTAATGCCTTTGGTGAAAATATCAATCTAGTCCTGAGATACTCATATGGTTTGGGTTTATCATGGATATCACCGCTTGGACCATTAAAATTTAGTTATGGTATCCCGATTAAGTCTCAGCCAACGGATAATATCCAACGTTTGCAGTTCCAAGTGGGTACGGCGTTTTAATTGCTTAAGGATGGTTTTATGAAGTCTCAATTTTTAAAATGGATTCAAGTCGGCTTAATTGCCGCTACATTTTTTACTCTTCCCGCGCAAGCGTTTGCGCAAGATGCGGGTACTCGCGTAGCAGTGGTTAACTCCGAAAAAGTGTTTAATGAGTCAAATTTAGCTAAGGCGATGCAAACTCGCTTACAAACCGAATTCACTAAACGCCAAAATGAATTGCGTGATAATGCCCAAAAAATTCAGGCGGCTGCTGAAAAGCTTGATAAAGATGGTGCGATTATGAATGAAGCGGAGCGTGTACGTCGTCAACGCGATTTGGCTGATCAGGACCGTGAGTTGCAACGCAAGCAACGTGAATTTACTGAAGATCTAAATCAACGTACATTTGAAGAGCGTGCAAAGATCGCTGAAAAAGCAAACTTGGTTTTGCGCCAAATTGCTGAGCAAAGAAAATTAGACATCATTGTTCAAGAAGCGGCTTTTGTTAATCCAAAGTCTGACATCACCGATGATGTCATCAAGGCTTTAAATAGCCAAAAATAAGCTTTATGCCTACCGCCATTGAGCTGGCCGAACAGTTTCAAGCAAGCTTGATGGGGGAGGCCTCTAGTGCCTTTATTGGGTTAGCCCCACTTGAATCTGCACGACAGGATCAAATCTCTTTCCTGTCAAATCCTTTATATCGTCAGCAGGCTTCTGAGAGTCATGCGGGGGCCTTAATTGTCAGCAAAGCAGACTTTGATTTCTTGCAAGAAATCAAAGGACCTACTCCGAGTAAGCGCGTTTATTTCGTATCCAAAAATCCTTATGCAACGTTTGCAAGAATGGCGCAATATTTTGCAAAGCAAAGTGCGCCAGCATATGCCGCTGGAATTCATCCTAGTGCTGCGATAGATCCTTCGGCGGTCATCCCGGATTCGTGTCATATTGGACCGTTTGTGCAGATTGAGGCGGGCGTAAGGCTTGGTGAGCGAGTTTCTATTCTAGGTAATACAAGCATTGCTAGAAATAGCGTAATTGCTAGTGATACTCTAATTTATCCATCTGTATCGATTTATCAAGGCACTCAAATTGGTGAGCGATGCATTATTCATAGCGGCGCCGTCATTGGTGCTGATGGCTTTGGATTTGCCCCTGATTTTTCATCTAAAGGCGAAGAGTGGGTCAAAATCCCACAAACAGGTAATGTTGTCATTGGTAATGACGTTGAAATTGGCGCATCAACTACGATCGATCGAGGCGCAATGAGTGATACCGTGATTGGCTCTGGAACCAAAATTGATAATCAGGTTCAGATTGCTCACAATGTAGTTGTTGGTGCTTGCTGCGTTATTGCGGGCTGCGCTGCAATCTCTGGCAGCACAAAAATCGGTAACTTCTGCATTATTGGCGGGGCGGCGAACTTTGCCGGCCATCTGACCATTGCTGATCGAACAACAGTTTCAGGCAATACTTCCATTATTCGTTCTATTACCGAGCCAGGACAGCATTTCACAGGGGTTTATCCCTCCATGCCCCATAGTGCTTGGGAGAAAAATGCAGCGATTTTGCGTGGCCTAGATAAAATACGTCAACGTTTACGTTTATTAGATAACAATAAGAATTCTGAGTCTTAAAAGCATTTCATCATTCATTTATATTCACTTTTAAGTAGGTCATTATGAGCACTCCAATTGCGATCGATATCAATAAGATTCTCCAGTTGCTGCCACATCGCTATCCTTTTTTATTGGTTGATCGCGTATTGGAAATTACTCCACGCGAAACCATTACTGCGCTTAAAAACGTGACTATGAATGAGCCTTTCTTTCAGGGGCACTTTCCTGATTTTCCGGTAATGCCAGGTGTATTGATTATTGAAGCTTTGGCGCAAACAGCCGCGTTACTCACTTTTTCTGAGGAGCGAGCTGAAGATGCTATTTACTACTTTGCAGGTATTGATGGCGCACGCTTTAAAAAGCCAGTTCTGCCTGGTGATCAGTTGATCATGACTGCAAAGTTAGAGCGTGGGCGCGCTGGCATCTATAAGTTTGCCGTACAAGCAACGGTCGATGGTGAAATCGCTGCCGAGGCAAATATTACTTGTGCGGTTCGTACGAAAGGCGTGTAATGACTCAGATTCATGCATCTGCTGTAGTAGATAGCAAAGCTGAGCTCGCTAGCGATGTTGAGGTTGGCCCATATTCAGTAATTGGACCCAATGTCAAAATTGGTTCAGGGACTAAAGTAGGTTCACATACTGTAATCGAGGGTTACACCACCATTGGTGTAGGGAATAACTTTGCTCACTTTGCTGCAATTGGCGGACCCCCGCAGGATATGAAATACCGTGGTGAGCCAACGCAACTTATTATTGGTGACCGCAATACTATTCGTGAATTCACAACGATTCATACGGGTACCTCTCAAGATGAAGGTATCACTCGTATTGGTAATGACAATTGGATCATGGCCTACGTCCATATTGCACACGATTGCCAAGTTGGAAATCACACAATTTTCTCAAGTAATGCACAAATTGCAGGTCATGTACAGGTAGATGATTGGGCGATTATGGGTGGTATGTCTGGCGTGCATCAATTTGTACGCATTGGTCAGCATGCCATGCTTGGCGGTGCGTCAGCTTTGGTACAAGATATTCCACCATTTGTGATTGCGGCTGGTGATAAAGCCTCGCCTCACGGTATTAACGTAGAGGGATTAAAGCGTCGTGGTTTTTCAAGTGAAACCATCTCGGCTTTGCGTCAGGCTTACAAAGTCCTCTATAAGGATGGTTTAAGTTTTGAAGAAGCTAAAGTCGAGATTCAGAAGATGGTTGTGGCAAATACTGCCGACCAAGCGACTGCTGAAAAACTGGCCCAGTTCCATGACTTTATTGCCGCATCTACTCGCGGCATCATTCGTTAATTAACGGGAATACTTTGCCAAAGTTAGCTTGTGTAGCTGGCGAACCCTCTGGTGACTTACTCGCGGCACCAGTCCTTAGCGCATTAAATCAAATTCCAGATATGGCTGGCCTTCAGGTCTATGGCATTGGTGGCCCTCGCATGCAGGCGGAAGGCTTAAGCTCTAACTGGCCGATGGATACATTGAGTGTTCGCGGTTATGTTGAGGCAATTAAACAGCTTCCTGCCATTCTGAAAATGCGTAAAGAGTTGATTGCTCACCTCTTGGGCGATGGTCGCCCAGATGTTTTTTTGGGAATCGATGCTCCGGACTTTAATCTAGGGGTTGAGATTCAATTACGTAAGGCTGGTATTCCTACTCTGCATTTTGTATCCCCATCCATTTGGGCTTGGAGAGCGGGGCGGATTAAAAAGATCGCGCAAGCAGTGGATCGTATGCTCTGCATCTTTCCTTTTGAAACAGAAATTTATGATCGTGCGGGCGTACCTTCTACTTACGTTGGCCATCCTCTTGCTAGCGAGATTCCGCTTGAGCCAAATCCAAAGCAAGCCCGTGAAAAGATTGCTAACACATTACATCTTTCGACCAATGTATTTGATAGTCTTGTGATTGCTGTATTGCCTGGTAGCCGAGGCTCTGAGATTGAGTTGATTGCCCCCGTCTTTTTTGAAACAATGCAGTTGCTTGCCAGTAGGTTAAAGGGGCAGAAGCTTAATTTCTTGATTCCGGTAGCAACACCAAAATTACGAGAGCCACTTGAACAGTTGCTACTTCAAACAAAAAATAATCATCCCGATATTCAGATACATTTACTAGATGGTATGGCAGATGAAGTGCTTGAGGCAGCGGATGTGGTTCTGATAGCTAGTGGGACAGCAACATTGCAAGCAGCTTTATGGAAAAAGCCTATGGTTATTTCGTATAAAGTACCTTGGTTGACGGCGCAGATTATGAAGCGTCAAGGGTATTTGCCTTACGTAGGTTTACCAAATATCCTCTGTGGCGAGTTTGTAGTTCCGGAGCTCTTGCAAGATGATGCTACTGCAGAAAAGTTATTAAATGCCTTGCAAGATTGGCTGGATAATCCAATCAAAGTAGCAAAGCTGAAAGAGCGTTTTGTGCAAATGCATGAAACTTTGCGGCGCCCTACAGGTTTATTGGTAGCTCAAGCAGTTGCACAAACGATTAAACATACCCAAAAACAGCGAGCAGGATCATGAGTTTGGTTTGGATCTGTGGAGTAGATGAAGCAGGTCGTGGTCCCCTAGTTGGTTCAGTCGTTGCTGGTGCGGTAGTACTCGATCCGCATAATCCTATTGAGGGTTTAAAAGACTCCAAAAAGTTGACGCCAGCAAAGCGTGAGTTCTTGTATGAACAAATCATGGAAAAAGCAAAAGCGTGGGGTGTGGGCGAAGCTAGTCCTGTCGAGATTGATCAGATCAATATATTACAAGCAACCATGTTAGCGATGCGACGTGCTATTGAGGATTTAACGACTCGATTAGGATGCTGGCCAAATAAGGCTTTGATCGATGGCAACCGTTGTCCAGAGTTACCAATTTCTGCCGAAGCGATTATCAAAGGCGATGCGAAAGAGCCGGCAATTTCAGCGGCTTCTATCTTGGCCAAAGTAACGCGCGATCGTCAAATGCAACTTCTGCATGAGCGTCATCCAGAATATGGTTTTGCTCAGCATATGGGATACCCGACTCAGGCGCATTTTGCCGCCCTTCAGAAATTCGGTGCTTGCTCTGAACATCGCAAAAGTTTTGCGCCTGTTCGTAAAGTCCTGGAAGCAATTGCTGGGTAATTTGATATGAACTTTGAACTTATCACCTCAAAAGAGAATCCATTATTCAAAGAAATTCGACTCTTACAAGCTGCAGGTGCAAAGGGTCAAAAGGCGAGATTAGCAGGCGGACATGCTTTGCTCGAAGGCATCCATCTCATACAAACTTGGGTAGGTGATCCTGCTCTTAAGACAATATTGACCTCAGATCTGGGGCTCAAGAATGCTGAAATTGCTGAAGCGGTTTATGCGCATATTGAGATCTGCCCTGATACCAAGGTGTATCAATTGGATGGTGTCTTATGGAGTTTGCTGAGTGATTTGGTTAATGCGCCCCATATTGGAGGGTTATTGGACCTGCCTAAATCCTGCCTTGTTTCACCACAGTCGATAGCAACGCTTGAGGGCGATGTCATTATTTTGGATCGCGTGCAAGATGCGGGCAATGTGGGCTCTATCTTGCGTAGCGCTGCGGCAGCGGGTTTTACGAAAGTGCTGGCTTTATCGGGATGCGCCCATTTATGGTCTAGCAAGGTCTTGCGTGCCGGTATGGGCGCACATCGTCTATTGGATCTTTATGAGGGATGGTCGACCCAGCAAGTTTTGAGTGCGGTAACGGCGCCAATGTTGGCCACTACAGCAGATGCTGAATGTGACCTCTATCAATTAAAAAACGACTTATTGCATCCGGTAGCCTGGGTGATGGGCAGTGAAGGTCAAGGCGTTTCGGAGGAGATCTTGGCCCAAGCGAAGAGTGTATCGATTCCAATTGATTCTAGAGTGGAATCGCTTAACGTCTCTACGGCTGCAGCAATTTGTCTATTTGAGACGGTGCGCGTAAGACGTAGTTAGATCAATCTAATGGCTAACCTAAGATCGTTTTATCCGACTTAATAGCCTGTAAAACGGTTGTCGCAATTTCTTCAATAGACTTGCTGGTGGTTAATACCCAAGGGATCGATTGCTTTTTCATCATTGCGGTTGCTTCATTAATTTCATAGCGACAATTCTCCAGTTTGGCATAGTTGCTGCCAGGTCGACGTTCATTTCTGATCTCAGATAAACGCTCGGCATCGATCATCAGGCCAAAAATCTTTTGACGGTGAGGCACCAAATCTTTAGGGAGTTGTCCACGTTCGAAGTCTTCGGGTATTAAAGGGTAGTTAGCTGCCTTTAAGCCGTATTGCATAGCAAGGTAAAGGCTGGTAGGGGTCTTACCAACCCTGGAAATACCTACCAAGATGACATCTGCCTCGGCTAAGTTCTGGTTAGATTGCCCATCATCATGGGCTAGCGAGTAGTTGATCGCCTCAATTCGATTCTTGTAGGCCTCAGTATCAGCATTGTGATGGAGGCGATTCATGGCATGGGTAGATTTCATTCCCAGCGCAGCTTCTAGAGGAGCAACGAAGGTTTGGAACATGTCCAGAATCAGACCATTGGCCTTGGCGACGATAGAGTTCAGTTCGGAATTCACCAAAGTGGTGAAGACAATGGGCTGAACCCCGTATTTACTTGCCGCTTGGTTGATGCTGCTGACGGCTTCATGGGCTTTATCTACGCTATCCACAAAGGGGACGCGAATGTGCTTAAAGGAGGCTTCAAATTGGGCCAAAATCGACTGGCTAAAGTTCTCGGCGGTAATACCAGTGCCGTCTGAGACGATAAAAACAATGCGGGTTTCTGTAGACATCAATTTGGCCTAAACGTGGGGGTCAGCACTACAATAGAATCATATTAAAGTAAGTCGCATTTTAGGCGACAGCTAGACCAGTTTCCTTATCTTTAGAGAGTATTTTATGTCCAACCAACAGCAACAAAATAGCAGTGTGGCAGATGCCTATGTATTGCCTTTTGAGCAACTTCGCATGACAGATGTGGAATCCGTCGGCGGTAAGAATGCTTCCTTAGGTGAGATGATTTCTCAGTTAGCCTCAACTGGGGTTCGTGTTCCAACTGGTTTTGCAACAACTGCACTAGCATTTCGTGACTTCTTAAAGCATAACAATCTGACTGAGCGTATTCAAAAGCGTTTGGAAGGTCTCAACATTGATGATGTCCGCGCCTTGGCCCAAGCTGGTGCTGAGATTCGTCAGTGGATTGAAACAGCCCCATTTCAGCCAAAGCTTGAAGAAGAGATTCGTAAAGCTTTTGCAACTTTGGATGATTCTGGCAAAGGATCCTTTGCTGTGCGTTCATCTGCTACTGCAGAAGACCTCCCAGATGCTTCTTTTGCTGGTCAGCAAGAGACTTTCTTGAACGTTGAAGGCATCGAAGATGTTCTCAAGAAGATCCGTGAAGTATTTGCCTCCCTATATAACGATCGTGCAATCTCTTATCGGGTACACAAGGGCTTTGCCCACGCAGAAGTAGCCTTATCTGCTGGTATTCAGCGTATGGTGCGCTCTGACCTCGGCGCTGCTGGCGTGATGTTTACTTTGGATACTGAGTCTGGTTTTGAGGATGTTGTATTCATCACCTCAAGCTACGGCTTAGGTGAGACTGTTGTGCAGGGCGCGGTGAACCCAGATGAGTTTTATGTCTTTAAGACAACGCTGGCTCAAGGTAAAAAAGCGATCATTCGTCGTGCACTTGGTTCAAAATTAATTCAGATGCAATTTGCACCTAAAGGTTCTGCTGAGAAAGTGCAAACGGTTGATGTCACTCCAGAGAAGCGTAATCGTTTCTCATTAGAAGACGCTGATATCACTGAGTTAGCTAAGTACGCTGTCATTATTGAGAAACACTACGGCCGCCCAATGGACATTGAGTGGGGTAAAGACGGTCAAGATGGTCGCATCTATATTCTTCAAGCGCGCCCCGAGACCGTGAAGAGTCAAGCTGCTGGTCAAGTTGAGATGCGTTACAAGCTCAAAGGAAGCTCAAAGGTTTTGGCAAAAGGTCGCGCCATTGGTCAGAAGATTGGTGCGGGCCCTGTTCGCATCATTCGTGATCCAAGCGAGATGGACCGTGTTCAGCCAGGCGATGTGTTAGTTGCAGACATGACTGATCCAAACTGGGAGCCGGTGATGAAGCGTGCTTCAGCGATTGTGACTAATCGTGGTGGTCGCACTTGTCACGCGGCGATTATTGCTCGTGAGTTAGGTGTTCCTGCAGTTGTTGGTTGCGGTGATGCTACTGAACAACTCCAGGATGGTATGGTGGTGACGGTCTCTTGCGCAGAAGGTGATGAAGGTCATATCTATGATGGCTTGATCGAGACAGAGGTAACTGAAGTTTCTCGCGGTGTATTGCCTGAGATTCCAGTGAAGATCACCATGAACATTGGTAATCCTCAGTTGGCATTTGATTTCTGTCAAATTCCAAATGCGGGTGTCGGCTTAGCCCGTCTCGAGTTCATCATCAATAACTATATCGGCGTGCATCCACGCGCTGTTCTTGAGTATCCAAATATTGATCCTGATCTTAAACGCGCAGTAGAAAGTGTTGCTCGTGGATATGCCAGCCCACGTCAGTTCTATGAAGATAAATTAGTTGAAGGCGTGGCAACAATTGCTGCAGCTTTCTATCCAAAGCCAGTCATTGTGCGTTTGTCTGACTTCAAATCAAACGAATACAAGAAGCTCATTGGCGGTTCACGTTATGAGCCGGATGAAGAAAATCCAATGTTAGGATTCCGTGGTGCATCCCGTTACGTTTCTGAAGAGTTTGGCGAAGCTTTTGCCTTAGAGTGCTCTGCAATGAAGCGTGTTCGGGAGGATATGGGATTAGATAACGTAGAGATTATGGTTCCGTTTGTGCGGACTATTCCTCAAGCTCAACGCGTCATTGCGATGATGGAGAAGTTTGGTCTCAAGCGTGGCGTGAATGGCCTTCGTTTGATTATGATGTGTGAAATTCCATCAAATGCCATTCTGGCGGATCAATTCCTTGAGTACTTTGATGGCTTCTCTATCGGCTCAAACGATATGACACAACTGACCTTGGGATTAGATCGTGATTCCGGTATGGAATTATTAGCAATTGACTTTGACGAGCGTGATCCGGCAGTTGAGTTCATGATTGCTCGCTCAATCGATGCCTGCCGCAAACAAAATAAATATGTCGGTATTTGCGGCCAGGGGCCTTCAGATCATCCAGATTTCGCGCGTTGGTTAGTAGAGAAGGGCATTACTTCCATCTCTCTGAATCCAGATAGCGTAGTTGAAACTTGGGAAATGTTAGGTAAGAGTTTGAAGGCTTAAGCCAAATTCTCCTAAGAGGTACAGCAAAAAAGCCTAGATTTGATCTAGGCTTTTTTCTTAACAGAAACTTTTTTTCGAGTTTGAGTTACGGGCTTAGCTACTTTGCTAGAAGGCTTTCTAGCAGGTTGTCGATGTATAGGAACAGCCCCCATTTTTTTTGCTGGCTCTGATATTGAGCTTGATTTATTGGCACCACTCCAGCTTGGTTCAGCAATTGAGTTAAAGGCCGCTCTGAGTTTTTCACCCCAAAGACGATGAATCATCTGGAAGTAGGGATTGGACTCATCTAGGGTCACTAGCTTGCTAGCCTTAAAGGAGTTTTTCTCATAAACCAATAGGTCTAACGGGAGGCCAACAGAAATATTACTGTTGAGTGTGGAGTCCATAGAGATGAGAGCGCACTTCGTGGCAAGGTTTAGTGGCGTAGAAAAATTCACCACGCGATCCAGAATAGGTTTGCCATACTTAGATTCACCTATTTGAAAATAGCAAGTCTCTGGGGTTGCTTCAATAAAGTTACCGGCAGAGTAAATATTAAAGAGGCGCGGACTTTCCCCTTTTACCTGACCACCAAAAATCAGGTTGCAGTTGAAGTCAATGCCAGCCTTTTCAAGGGCTTTATGATCTCGTTCGTAAACTTGCTTAATGGCATTACCTACAACTACTGCTGCATCATGTGCATTCTCAACATTCCATAGATTTTTGCCATCCAGAAGTTGGCCTTGCAACAAAATTTCTTTGACGGCTTGGGTAATGGCAAGATTGCCAGCACTCATGAGCGTGAAAAAACGATCCTTATCTTTTTGAAACAGAGTCATTTTTCTGAAAGTGCCGATTTGATCTACTCCGGCATTCGTTCGGGTATCCGACAAAAATACTAGACCATCTTTCAGGCAAAGCCCAACGCAATACGTCATATACCCATTCCCCTTAAATAATTAGCTAAGATTATCTCTTAAATGACTCTCAGGATTTAGGGTAGTTGAGTAATAGAGATGGCGGCACTGAGCTCCTCGCCCCCACCACCTGTACGAACACCTTTGACCGGTGCTGCAGAGTAGTAGTCACGACCAATAGCTAAGCGAATATGTCTCGAGTCAACCAAGCAGGCATGGGTGATATCGACGCTGACCCAAATTCCTTTTTCAATATCGCTGCAGAAATCAATCCAAGCGTGACTAGCCAAATTAGGAGATTCTTCGGCGAAAAAATAGCCGCTCACATAGCGCGCTGGTATTCCGGAGGCGCGACATAGACTCAACATAATATGGGAATGATCTTGGCAGACACCAGATTTCATAGCAAAGGATTGGGCAGCAGTAGTAGCAAAGTTAGTCTGCCCTGGGGTATACACAATTAAACCCTGAACAGCTTCAGCGAGCTTGATAATTTGATCAACAGTATTTTTCTTGGGAAGACTGTATGAGAAATACTCCAGCATTTCATCTGTTGGCTCTGTCAGACTGGTCTGCTGCAGCAGGTAATAAGGCGAAACTGCATTGAGTTCATCGCGAACCTCAAATGCATCTCGAGTATGTACTTCACCTTCTGCCTCAATCATCATCGACGTATAAGGGCTCTCTTGGACAAAGACGCTACAAGCATTACCAAAAGTATCTATAGAGTTAGACGCCTTAATGGGCGTGCTTACCCTCCACTTATCTACTTGTTGACCAGCAACGTTTGGCGGTGTCAAGCGTAATTCTTGGATAGAGTAGCGCACTGGGGTTTCATAGCGATACTCAGTACGGTGGCGAATTTTTAGATGCATATATTCTTTGTTGGATCTTAGGCAACTGCTAACGGAATGAGGTAGGCGTTACTGAACTCATCTGCAATA
Coding sequences within:
- the ppsA gene encoding phosphoenolpyruvate synthase is translated as MSNQQQQNSSVADAYVLPFEQLRMTDVESVGGKNASLGEMISQLASTGVRVPTGFATTALAFRDFLKHNNLTERIQKRLEGLNIDDVRALAQAGAEIRQWIETAPFQPKLEEEIRKAFATLDDSGKGSFAVRSSATAEDLPDASFAGQQETFLNVEGIEDVLKKIREVFASLYNDRAISYRVHKGFAHAEVALSAGIQRMVRSDLGAAGVMFTLDTESGFEDVVFITSSYGLGETVVQGAVNPDEFYVFKTTLAQGKKAIIRRALGSKLIQMQFAPKGSAEKVQTVDVTPEKRNRFSLEDADITELAKYAVIIEKHYGRPMDIEWGKDGQDGRIYILQARPETVKSQAAGQVEMRYKLKGSSKVLAKGRAIGQKIGAGPVRIIRDPSEMDRVQPGDVLVADMTDPNWEPVMKRASAIVTNRGGRTCHAAIIARELGVPAVVGCGDATEQLQDGMVVTVSCAEGDEGHIYDGLIETEVTEVSRGVLPEIPVKITMNIGNPQLAFDFCQIPNAGVGLARLEFIINNYIGVHPRAVLEYPNIDPDLKRAVESVARGYASPRQFYEDKLVEGVATIAAAFYPKPVIVRLSDFKSNEYKKLIGGSRYEPDEENPMLGFRGASRYVSEEFGEAFALECSAMKRVREDMGLDNVEIMVPFVRTIPQAQRVIAMMEKFGLKRGVNGLRLIMMCEIPSNAILADQFLEYFDGFSIGSNDMTQLTLGLDRDSGMELLAIDFDERDPAVEFMIARSIDACRKQNKYVGICGQGPSDHPDFARWLVEKGITSISLNPDSVVETWEMLGKSLKA
- a CDS encoding proteasome-type protease — translated: MTYCVGLCLKDGLVFLSDTRTNAGVDQIGTFRKMTLFQKDKDRFFTLMSAGNLAITQAVKEILLQGQLLDGKNLWNVENAHDAAVVVGNAIKQVYERDHKALEKAGIDFNCNLIFGGQVKGESPRLFNIYSAGNFIEATPETCYFQIGESKYGKPILDRVVNFSTPLNLATKCALISMDSTLNSNISVGLPLDLLVYEKNSFKASKLVTLDESNPYFQMIHRLWGEKLRAAFNSIAEPSWSGANKSSSISEPAKKMGAVPIHRQPARKPSSKVAKPVTQTRKKVSVKKKA
- a CDS encoding transglutaminase family protein; this translates as MHLKIRHRTEYRYETPVRYSIQELRLTPPNVAGQQVDKWRVSTPIKASNSIDTFGNACSVFVQESPYTSMMIEAEGEVHTRDAFEVRDELNAVSPYYLLQQTSLTEPTDEMLEYFSYSLPKKNTVDQIIKLAEAVQGLIVYTPGQTNFATTAAQSFAMKSGVCQDHSHIMLSLCRASGIPARYVSGYFFAEESPNLASHAWIDFCSDIEKGIWVSVDITHACLVDSRHIRLAIGRDYYSAAPVKGVRTGGGGEELSAAISITQLP